The genomic region TCGGTGTCCATCGACGGCAGTCGGCCGGGGTTGTGGGCGGCCAGCCACTCACGCGCCTCCGCGCGGAAGGCCCGCTCGGAGTCGGTGAGCTCGGGGCCCTCGGGGTGGGTGTGGCTCATGCGTGGCTCACCGTGTCCTTTCCTGCAGCCTGGGCTGCGGCCTGCTTGCCGGCCTTGGCCATGGCGCGGCTGTCGAGGCCGGCCAGGGAGTCGCGGCCGACCTCGGCGTTGTGGGCGTGGGCGGCGTGGTGCAGGCCGAAGACCGAGTCCATCCCGGCCCGCAGGCCCATCAGGTCCTCGGCCTGGTTGACCGCCTTCTTGGTCAGCGCGAGCCCAAGGCGCGGCATCGCCGCGATCCGGTCGGCCATGGCGAGGGTGAAGTCCTCGAGCTCGGCGCGCGGCACGACGTGGTTGACCATGCCGAGCTCCTTGGCGCGCTGCGCCGGGAACCGGTCGGCGGTGTAGAGGAACTCCTTGGCGGCGCGCGGGTTCATCACCCACGGGTGGGCGAAGTACTCCACGCCCGGGATGCCCATGCGCACGACCGGGTCGGCGAAGAAGGCGTCCTCGGAGGCGATGATGAAGTCGCAGGACCAGGCGAGCATCAGCCCGCCGGCGATGCAGGCGCCCTGCACCATCGCGATCATCGGCTTGGG from Nocardioides sp. dk884 harbors:
- a CDS encoding enoyl-CoA hydratase, yielding MSDEESYDEAPVVTYEVRGSVAVVTLNRPEYTNAQNSKMTYALDAAFVRAVDDDAVKVIVLAGAGKHFSGGHDIGTPGRDIDESFDRKAVIHWDHVGTEGVESRFARESEVYLGMCRRWAETPKPMIAMVQGACIAGGLMLAWSCDFIIASEDAFFADPVVRMGIPGVEYFAHPWVMNPRAAKEFLYTADRFPAQRAKELGMVNHVVPRAELEDFTLAMADRIAAMPRLGLALTKKAVNQAEDLMGLRAGMDSVFGLHHAAHAHNAEVGRDSLAGLDSRAMAKAGKQAAAQAAGKDTVSHA